Proteins from one Mycobacterium sp. EPa45 genomic window:
- a CDS encoding three-helix bundle dimerization domain-containing protein: MLIEQLVDRLAAAYAEVPRDDVAQTVAEAHKRFQDSRIREFVPLLVERRARAELSRSDALLVWSS, encoded by the coding sequence ATGCTGATCGAGCAGCTCGTGGACCGCCTGGCCGCGGCCTATGCCGAGGTACCTCGTGACGATGTAGCGCAGACCGTCGCCGAAGCCCACAAACGCTTCCAGGACAGCCGGATTCGCGAGTTCGTGCCGCTCCTGGTCGAACGCCGCGCGCGGGCAGAGCTATCCCGCAGCGACGCGCTACTCGTCTGGTCGTCGTAA
- the hisC gene encoding histidinol-phosphate transaminase, which yields MTARLRPELADLPAYAPGKTVQGAIKLASNETVHGPLPGVRAAIAASAETINRYPDNGYVELKGHLAKHLDKDGPFAPENIAVGCGSVSLCQQLIQITSSVGDEVVFGWRSFEIYPLQVRVAGATAVQVPLRDYTFDLDAMLAAITDRTRLIFICNPNNPTSTVVDPEDLARFVAAVPSDILIAIDEAYVEYIRDGMLPDSLGLIRSHPNVVVLRTFSKAYGLAGLRVGYAVGDPDVITALGKVYVPFSATTVSQAAAIASLSAADELLARTDTVVAERRRVCAALTALGYTFPPSQANFVWLPMTPEQTPDFVEQAADARVLVRPYGTDGVRVTIGAAEENDAFLAFAGKWIATR from the coding sequence GTGACCGCCCGTCTGCGCCCTGAACTGGCCGATCTACCGGCCTACGCCCCGGGTAAGACGGTCCAGGGTGCGATCAAGCTGGCCAGCAATGAAACGGTGCACGGCCCGCTGCCCGGTGTGCGCGCAGCCATCGCCGCCTCGGCCGAGACCATCAACCGCTATCCCGACAACGGCTACGTGGAGCTCAAAGGGCACCTGGCCAAGCATTTGGACAAAGACGGGCCTTTCGCCCCGGAGAACATCGCGGTCGGCTGCGGGTCGGTCAGCCTGTGCCAGCAGCTCATCCAGATCACCTCATCGGTCGGTGACGAGGTGGTGTTCGGCTGGCGCAGCTTCGAGATCTACCCGCTGCAGGTACGGGTGGCCGGCGCCACCGCGGTCCAGGTGCCGCTGCGCGACTACACCTTCGACCTCGACGCGATGCTGGCCGCGATCACCGACCGGACCCGCCTGATCTTCATCTGCAATCCGAACAACCCGACCTCGACCGTCGTGGACCCTGAGGACCTGGCCCGGTTCGTCGCCGCGGTGCCGTCGGACATCCTCATCGCCATCGACGAGGCCTATGTCGAATACATCCGCGACGGCATGCTTCCCGACAGCCTGGGCCTGATTCGGAGCCACCCCAATGTCGTTGTGTTACGCACTTTTTCGAAGGCGTACGGCCTGGCCGGACTGCGTGTCGGCTACGCCGTCGGGGACCCCGACGTGATCACCGCGCTGGGCAAGGTCTACGTGCCCTTCAGCGCGACCACGGTCTCGCAGGCCGCCGCGATCGCCTCGCTGAGCGCCGCCGACGAACTGCTGGCGCGCACCGACACCGTCGTCGCCGAACGCCGCCGGGTCTGCGCCGCGCTCACCGCACTGGGTTACACGTTCCCGCCGTCACAGGCGAACTTCGTGTGGCTGCCGATGACGCCTGAGCAGACACCCGACTTCGTCGAGCAGGCCGCGGACGCCCGCGTGCTGGTGCGTCCGTACGGCACCGACGGTGTCCGGGTGACGATCGGCGCGGCCGAGGAGAACGACGCGTTCCTGGCGTTCGCCGGGAAGTGGATCGCTACCCGCTGA
- a CDS encoding TIGR03086 family metal-binding protein — protein MADELTSGPEAPPTDELASAEASLQVLQQAMHGIASDDLKKQTPCREFDVAGLTDHLLNSITLLGGAAGAQIPERNPDDSVERQVIAAARPAVDAWRRRGLDGTVPFGENEAPAQLMAGILSIEFLIHAWDYASAIGRPIDAPDSLTEYVSGLAHRIITPEGRVRAGFDDPVDVAEHASKLDRLVAFTGRTPVSG, from the coding sequence ATGGCTGACGAACTGACCTCAGGACCGGAAGCTCCGCCCACCGACGAACTGGCCAGTGCCGAAGCATCGCTACAGGTTCTCCAACAAGCGATGCACGGTATTGCTTCCGATGATTTAAAAAAGCAGACGCCGTGCCGCGAGTTCGACGTCGCCGGGCTCACCGATCACCTACTCAATTCGATCACGCTGCTCGGGGGTGCGGCCGGCGCGCAGATCCCGGAGCGCAACCCCGATGACTCCGTCGAGCGCCAGGTGATCGCCGCTGCCCGGCCTGCAGTCGACGCCTGGCGACGCCGCGGGCTGGACGGCACGGTTCCGTTCGGCGAGAACGAGGCGCCCGCGCAGCTCATGGCCGGCATCCTCTCGATTGAATTCCTGATCCACGCGTGGGACTACGCGTCGGCGATCGGTCGTCCGATCGATGCCCCGGATTCGTTGACCGAGTACGTCTCGGGCCTGGCGCACCGCATCATCACCCCGGAGGGCCGTGTCCGAGCCGGCTTCGACGACCCTGTCGATGTCGCCGAGCACGCCTCCAAACTGGACCGGCTGGTGGCCTTCACCGGCAGGACGCCCGTCAGCGGGTAG